Proteins from a single region of Halichoerus grypus chromosome 13, mHalGry1.hap1.1, whole genome shotgun sequence:
- the PLA2G1B gene encoding phospholipase A2 has translation MVPQLLAAADEGISPRAVWQFRNMIKCTIPKSNPLQQYNDYGCYCGLGGSGTPVDELDKCCQTHDHCYSEAKELDSCKFLLDNPYTKTYSYSCSGSEITCSDKNKECQAFICNCDRNAAICFSKAPYNKEHKNLDTKKYC, from the exons ATGGTTCCACAACtct TGGCCGCTGCCGATGAGGGCATCAGCCCGCGAGCAGTGTGGCAGTTCCGCAACATGATCAAGTGCACGATCCCCAAGAGTAACCCCTTGCAGCAGTACAACGACTACGGCTGCTACTGTGGCCTGGGTGGATCCGGCACCCCCGTGGATGAACTGGACAA gtGTTGCCAGACGCACGACCACTGCTACTCAGAAGCCAAGGAACTGGACAGCTGTAAATTCCTCCTGGACAACCCCTACACCAAAACCTACTCATACTCATGCTCTGGCTCTGAGATCACCTGCAGCG ACAAAAACAAAGAGTGCCAGGCCTTCATCTGCAACTGCGACCGCAATGCTGCCATATGCTTTTCAAAGGCCCCATATAACAAAGAGCACAAGAACCTGGACACCAAGAAGTACTGTTAG
- the SIRT4 gene encoding NAD-dependent protein lipoamidase sirtuin-4, mitochondrial isoform X2 has translation MRMSFGLTFRAAKGHWMVNISRQCSRGSIRLFVPPSPPLDPEKVKELQRFITLSKRLLVMTGAGISTESGIPDYRVLCLACGEQIPRAALQERFEALNRTWSAEAHGLAPDGDVFLTEGQVQSFQVPSCARCGGPLKPDVVFFGDTVNPDKVDFVRRRVKEADSLLVVGSSLQVYSGYRFILTAREKQLPIAILNIGPTRSDDLACLKLDSPCGELLPLIDPR, from the exons aTGAGGATGAGTTTTGGGTTGACTTTCAGGGCAGCAAAAGGCCACTGGATGGTGAACATCAGCCGGCAGTGCTCACGTGGATCCATTCGGTTATTTGTGCCACCAAGTCCTCCTCTGGACCCTGAGAAGGTCAAAGAGTTACAGCGCTTCATCACTCTTTCCAAGAGACTCCTAGTGATGACTGGGGCAGGAATCTCCACTGAGTCGGGGATCCCAGACTACAG GGTCCTTTGCTTGGCCTGTGGTGAACAGATTCCCCGGGCGGCGCTGCAGGAGCGTTTTGAAGCCCTGAACCGCACCTGGAGTGCCGAGGCCCATGGCCTGGCTCCGGATGGCGACGTCTTTCTCACAGAGGGGCAGGTGCAGAGCTTTCAGGTCCCGTCCTGCGCTCGATGTGGAGGCCCCCTGAAACCAGATGTCGTTTTCTTCGGGGACACAGTGAACCCTGACAAGGTTGACTTTGTGCGCAGGCGTGTAAAAGAAGCGGACTCCCTCTTGGTAGTGGGCTCGTCCTTGCAG GTGTACTCCGGCTACAGGTTTATCCTCACTGCCCGAGAGAAGCAGCTCCCAATTGCAATACTTAACATTGGGCCCACACGGTCGGACGACTTGGCATGTCTGAAACTGGATTCTCCTTGCGGAGAGTTGCTGCCTTTGATAGACCCACGCTGA
- the SIRT4 gene encoding NAD-dependent protein lipoamidase sirtuin-4, mitochondrial isoform X1, translating to MRMSFGLTFRAAKGHWMVNISRQCSRGSIRLFVPPSPPLDPEKVKELQRFITLSKRLLVMTGAGISTESGIPDYRSEKVGLYARTDQKPIQHGDFLRSAPIRQRYWARNFVGWPRFSSLQPNPAHWALSNWERLGKLYWLVTQNVDALHTKAGSQRLTELHGCMHRVLCLACGEQIPRAALQERFEALNRTWSAEAHGLAPDGDVFLTEGQVQSFQVPSCARCGGPLKPDVVFFGDTVNPDKVDFVRRRVKEADSLLVVGSSLQVYSGYRFILTAREKQLPIAILNIGPTRSDDLACLKLDSPCGELLPLIDPR from the exons aTGAGGATGAGTTTTGGGTTGACTTTCAGGGCAGCAAAAGGCCACTGGATGGTGAACATCAGCCGGCAGTGCTCACGTGGATCCATTCGGTTATTTGTGCCACCAAGTCCTCCTCTGGACCCTGAGAAGGTCAAAGAGTTACAGCGCTTCATCACTCTTTCCAAGAGACTCCTAGTGATGACTGGGGCAGGAATCTCCACTGAGTCGGGGATCCCAGACTACAGGTCAGAAAAGGTGGGACTCTACGCCCGCACTGACCAGAAACCCATTCAGCATGGGGATTTTCTACGGAGTGCTCCAATCCGCCAGCGGTACTGGGCGAGAAACTTTGTAGGCTGGCCTCGGTTCTCTTCCCTCCAGCCTAACCCTGCACATTGGGCTCTGAGCAACTGGGAGAGACTCGGAAAGCTGTACTGGTTGGTGACCCAAAATGTGGATGCCTTGCACACGAAAGCAGGGAGTCAGCGCCTGACAGAACTCCATGGATGCATGCACAG GGTCCTTTGCTTGGCCTGTGGTGAACAGATTCCCCGGGCGGCGCTGCAGGAGCGTTTTGAAGCCCTGAACCGCACCTGGAGTGCCGAGGCCCATGGCCTGGCTCCGGATGGCGACGTCTTTCTCACAGAGGGGCAGGTGCAGAGCTTTCAGGTCCCGTCCTGCGCTCGATGTGGAGGCCCCCTGAAACCAGATGTCGTTTTCTTCGGGGACACAGTGAACCCTGACAAGGTTGACTTTGTGCGCAGGCGTGTAAAAGAAGCGGACTCCCTCTTGGTAGTGGGCTCGTCCTTGCAG GTGTACTCCGGCTACAGGTTTATCCTCACTGCCCGAGAGAAGCAGCTCCCAATTGCAATACTTAACATTGGGCCCACACGGTCGGACGACTTGGCATGTCTGAAACTGGATTCTCCTTGCGGAGAGTTGCTGCCTTTGATAGACCCACGCTGA